The following are encoded together in the Tripterygium wilfordii isolate XIE 37 chromosome 3, ASM1340144v1, whole genome shotgun sequence genome:
- the LOC119995511 gene encoding putative pentatricopeptide repeat-containing protein At2g02150 produces the protein MKVLQAFVGFFLSNMLYALRNLLHIARRLPRRVSHSPLSQTCNSISSSVPLPSQSLTSHGSFVGCPLIMFTSFLCIIRYPFVTKSTPNDPFQDFDKESIRKIIQQDQWDDPMVFSWFDSVLAPILVSRILRELKQEPKLALKFFEWAKTRNGFCHTTESYCILAHILFCARMYFDANIVLKDLVLSRNALPGCDVFDVLWSTGKVFVPGFGVFDALFSVLVELEMLDEANKCFLKMRRFRVLPKVRSCNFLLHRLTRSGKGDLSREFFNNMVGAGIAPSVFTYNIMIDYMCKKGDMETARRFFGQMKRIGLTPDIVTYNSLVDGYGKIGLLDESVSIFEEMKEVGCEPDVITYNALVNCFCKYGRMPSAFEFLHEMKNKGLKPNVITYSTLIDAFCKEGLMQQAVKFFIDVRRVGLFPNEFTYTSLIDANGKAGNLNEALKLANEMLEAQVNLNIVTYTSLLDGLCEARRMKEAEEVFRAILKAGVAPNQQTYTALIHGYIKDGKVDSAFDLLKEMNGTGIKPDLLLYGTIIWGLCSQNKLEESKRVFCELKESGISANSVIYTTLMDAYFKAGQTSEALGLLQEMQDLGIEVTIVSFCVLVDGLCKRGLVQEAIDFFSKIQDYGLHPNVAIYTALIDGFCKNNYFEMAKKMFDEMLDQEMIPDKTAFTSMIDGNLKHGYFQEALDLWNRMIEIGIESDLYTYTSLVFGFSQCGQLLQARSFFNEMINKGMLPDEILCICLLRKYYERGNIVEALKLQTEMLKRGIISGETNWAATKIQNLEGSGNRPMDDIAIEKMFLRLLIDYDWEFNDLAPMIRKKSIVHKEARLLSKNFQPSMLAHDLKASIGYLEKAFSNTFKLYVVWILWKRGSVETCAIAKGDMGTRVPVQHYNLRSANTYIGSSLHDLNTVDSRPGDIDGIGDVDHRHNAAAEDGSLDAHDDSNDVDCMHESYRNALSLHGVGVEEDRSSLENSEASRGSYDILTLEDVLPIESARARFLQIIVDHFISDHVIEVADSEIDYTTQSGQDKLNKRKTTDVQYEGDPRFALPLMYVANMYETLVNEVNMRLSSLNGIREKTIGVALEAAGGLYRRLAKKFPKKGSCIFRRRELATSLETRTRFPELVVQEEKRVRFVVVNGLDVVEKPNIMPIEDAEWFKRLTGRNELAVSAQDYKFYSPRHKYRRVSSNSISNISALPTFPCSESSSTLATAQGFRSITENQQQTPSKHLMQPLSHQPQFHPVHQNHHESIHHGQHAAQFSQNQQCSPAKLPDIAHSHQPPTISQHMACLQPLTGGHVGGRLHLMPTIPAKFCDECGAMYLRETSKFCSECGVKRLGT, from the exons ATGAAGGTTCTTCAAGCatttgttggtttctttctatCAAACATGTTATATGCACTGCGCAACCTCTTGCATATCGCTCGTAGATTGCCTCGCAGAGTAAGCCATTCTCCTCTATCTCAAACCTGTAATTCAATCTCTTCCAGTGTTCCTTTGCCATCACAATCGTTAACCTCGCATGGGTCTTTTGTTGGTTGCCCTTTAATCATGTTCACCAGTTTTCTCTGTATAATCAGATACCCCTTTGTCACAAAATCAACTCCCAACGACCCTTTTCAAGATTTTGATAAGGAATCAATTCGTAAAATTATTCAACAGGATCAATGGGATGATCCTATGGTTTTTAGTTGGTTTGATTCTGTATTGGCGCCTATATTGGTTTCTAGAATTTTGAGGGAACTTAAACAGGAGCCGAAACTAGCACTGAAGTTCTTCGAATGGGCAAAAACCCGAAATGGGTTTTGCCATACGACCGAGTCATATTGTATATTAGCTCACATTTTGTTTTGTGCGAGAATGTATTTTGATGCTAATATTGTTCTTAAGGATTTGGTTTTGTCGAGGAACGCATTGCCGGGTTGTGatgtatttgatgttttgtggtCAACTGGAAAAGTTTTTGTTCCCGGGTTTGGAGTGTTTGATGCTTTGTTTAGTGTTTTGGTTGAGTTGGAAATGCTGGACGAAGCAAACAAGTGCTTTTTAAAGATGaggaggtttagggttttaccaAAAGTGCGGTCTTGCAATTTTCTTTTGCATAGGCTTACCAGGTCAGGAAAGGGGGACTTGTCAAGGGAGTTTTTCAATAATATGGTTGGGGCTGGGATTGCACCGTCCGTGTTTACTTATAATATAATGATCGATTATATGTGCAAAAAAGGGGACATGGAAACAGCTAGAAGATTTTTTGGACAAATGAAACGGATAGGCTTAACACCAGATATTGTCACGTATAATTCTCTTGTAGACGGATATGGAAAGATTGGGTTATTGGATGAATCAGTTAGTATATTTGAAGAAATGAAGGAGGTGGGTTGCGAGCCTGATGTTATAACTTACAATGCTCTAGTTAATTGTTTCTGTAAATATGGAAGAATGCCTAGTGCTTTTGAATTTCTTCATGAGATGAAAAATAAAGGGTTGAAACCAAATGTTATAACTTATAGCACATTAATTGATGCCTTTTGCAAGGAGGGGCTGATGCAACAGGCagttaaattttttattgacGTGAGAAGAGTTGGTCTTTTTCCCAATGAATTCACGTATACTTCTCTAATTGACGCAAATGGTAAAGCAGGTAACCTAAATGAAGCATTGAAGTTGGCTAATGAGATGTTGGAGGCACAAGTTAATTTAAACATTGTTACCTATACGAGTTTGCTGGATGGCCTTTGTGAAGCAAGGCGAATGAAGGAAGCGGAAGAAGTGTTTAGAGCAATATTGAAAGCTGGGGTAGCTCCTAACCAGCAAACTTACACAGCTCTTATTCATGGGTATATCAAGGATGGGAAAGTGGATAGTGCATTTGATCTTCTGAAAGAAATGAATGGAACAGGAATTAAACCAGATTTGTTGCTGTATGGAACCATCATTTGGGGTTTGTGCAGCCAAAATAAACTTGAGGAGTCCAAGCGTGTATTCTGTGAATTGAAAGAGAGTGGTATTAGTGCGAATTCTGTAATATACACAACTCTTATGGATGCTTATTTCAAGGCAGGACAAACTTCAGAGGCACTTGGCCTGCTGCAGGAAATGCAAGACTTGGGCATTGAGGTTACAATTGTGAGTTTTTGCGTCTTGGTAGATGGTTTGTGCAAAAGGGGCTTGGTCCAAGAGGCAATTGATTTTTTCAGTAAGATCCAGGACTATGGTTTGCATCCAAATGTAGCAATCTATACAGCTCTGATTGATGGTTTCTGTAAAAATAATTactttgaaatggcaaaaaagatGTTTGATGAGATGCTGGACCAGGAAATGATTCCTGATAAAACTGCATTTACCTCAATGATTGATGGGAATCTAAAGCATGGATACTTTCAGGAAGCTTTGGATTTGTGGAATAGAATGATTGAAATTGGTATTGAGAGTGATTTGTATACCTACACTTCCTTGGTATTTGGGTTTTCTCAATGTGGTCAGCTGCTACAAGCAAGAAGTTTCTTTAATGAGATGATTAATAAGGGTATGCTTCCGGATGAAATTCTATGTATCTGTCTATTGAGGAAATACTATGAGAGAGGAAATATTGTGGAAGCCCTCAAATTACAAACTGAAATGTTGAAAAGGGGTATAATTTCTGGCGAAACTAATTGGGCGGCTACCAAGATACAGAAT TTGGAAGGATCTGGGAACCGGCCAATGGATGACATTGCAATTGAGAAAAT GTTCCTACGACTACTAATAGATTATGACTGGGAATTCAATGATTTGGCCCCCATGATAAGAAAGAAATCAAT AGTGCACAAGGAAGCAAGACTGTTGAGCAAGAATTTCCAACCTTCCATGTTGGCTCATGATTTGAAGGCAAGTATTGGGTATCTAGAG AAAGCGTTCTCCAATACGTTTAAACTGTACGTAGTATGGATTCTCTGGAAG AGAG GATCGGTGGAAACTTGTGCTATTGCGAAGGGGGATATGGGAACTAGGGTTCCAGTACAGCACTACAATTTGAGATCAGCGAATACGTACATTGGGAGCTCTCTGCATGACCTTAACACCGTCGATTCAAGGCCCGGTGACATTGACGGCATCGGCGACGTCGATCATCGCCACAACGCGGCTGCTGAGGATGGTAGCTTGGACGCCCACGATGATTCTAATGATGTT GATTGCATGCATGAATCCTACAGGAATGCTTTGTCACTTCATGGAGTTGGAGTTGAAGAGGATCGCTCTAGCCTTGAGAATAGCGAGGCTTCAAGGGGTTCCTATGATATTTTGACCCTCGAGG ATGTTTTGCCTATTGAATCCGCAAGGGCACGATTTCTCCAAATTATTGTGGATCACTTTATCAGTGACCACGTGATTGAAGTTGCTGATTCAGAAATTGACTACACCACTCAGTCAGGGCAAGATAAACTGAATAAGAGGAAGACAACAGATGTTCAATATGAAGGTGATCCAAGGTTTGCTTTGCCCTTGATGTATGTTGCTAATATGTATGAGACCTTAGTAAATGAGGTGAATATGAGGCTTTCTTCCTTGAATGGCATACGAGAGAAGACTATTGGGGTAGCCCTAGAAGCAGCTGGTGGTTTATATAGAAGACTGGCTAAAAAGTTTCCTAAAAAAG GATCCTGCATATTCAGAAGGAGGGAACTGGCAACTTCTCTTGAAACAAGGACAAGATTTCCTGAACTTGTTGTACAGGAAGAGAAACGAGTTCGTTTTGTAGTGGTCAATGGCTTGGACGTTGTTGAGAAACCAAATATTATGCCTATTGAAGATGCAGAATG GTTTAAACGGTTGACAGGTCGGAATGAACTAGCTGTCTCTGCTCAAGACTATAAGTTCTATTCTCCAAGACATAAGTATAGGCGTGTTTCATCAAACTCCATTTCTAACATTTCTGCTTTGCCT ACATTTCCTTGTTCAGAGAGTTCTTCTACATTGGCAACTGCCCAAGGATTTCGCTCCATAACTGAA AATCAGCAGCAGACTCCTTCCAAGCATCTTATGCAACCACTTTCACATCAGCCTCAGTTTCACCCAGTACACCAGAACCATCATGAATCAATTCATCATGGTCAACATGCAGCTCAGTTTTCTCAAAACCAGCAATGCTCTCCTGCAAAGTTGCCTGATATTGCTCACTCTCACCAGCCACCAACCATTTCACAACACATGGCTTGCTTACAACCTCTCACAGGAGGCCATGTGGGAGGGCGTTTGCACTTAATG CCAACAATCCCTGCAAAGTTTTGTGATGAGTGTGGAGCTATGTATTTAAGAGAAACGTCTAAATTCTGCTCTGAATGTGGCGTGAAGAGGTTGGGAACTTGA
- the LOC119995448 gene encoding protein SLOW GREEN 1, chloroplastic: MNSTLGASVSASSPSLLRLKTPSLNPLSVTRFVNSKPRSNSSVSALLTSRASSDGADKKHPIIQNLKSLTKTAILIGAAATMAGKFSVLPARAESPGTLTEEQIPVVDEERDEKVEIREGDVVESSPLSEFLEGNTEALEALKSLLQQKIENHEDEEALKILKRLASAQPAVFEWKFLMARLLNEIGQTGDARKVFEEILAANPLSFEALFENALLMDRCGEGEAVMSRLQGALDIAKEDNKEKEARDVRLIMAQMQFLQKNVDGALKSYQELAKEDPTDFRPYFCQGMIYSLLDRNVEAREQFAKYRELSPRNFEVEGYLRTPLSKMKVFGTNEEN; the protein is encoded by the coding sequence ATGAACTCCACACTCGGCGCCTCCGTCTCCGCCTCCTCGCCGTCTCTCTTACGTTTGAAGACCCCCTCACTGAACCCACTCTCTGTTACCCGTTTTGTTAACTCCAAACCTAGAAGTAATAGCTCTGTTTCCGCTTTGCTTACAAGCAGAGCTTCATCAGATGGTGCCGACAAGAAACACCCCATTATTCAGAATCTTAAATCTCTCACCAAGACCGCAATCCTCATCGGTGCTGCAGCAACGATGGCGGGGAAATTTTCTGTCTTGCCGGCTCGAGCAGAGTCTCCTGGTACACTCACTGAGGAGCAAATTCCTGTGGTCGATGAGGAAAGGGATGAAAAAGTTGAAATCCGGGAAGGGGATGTGGTAGAGTCATCGCCCTTGTCAGAGTTTCTTGAAGGTAACACTGAGGCCCTTGAAGCTCTGAAATCGCTTCTCCAGCAGAAGATTGAGAACCACGAGGATGAGGAGGCTCTCAAGATCTTGAAACGCTTAGCCTCAGCCCAACCGGCTGTTTTCGAATGGAAATTCTTGATGGCGAGATTGTTGAACGAGATCGGTCAAACTGGGGATGCACGCAAAGTGTTCGAGGAAATTCTCGCGGCCAATCCGCTGTCCTTTGAGGCCTTATTCGAGAACGCGTTGTTGATGGACCGTTGTGGAGAAGGTGAGGCAGTGATGAGTAGGTTGCAGGGGGCTTTGGACATCGCCAAGGAGGACAACAAGGAGAAAGAGGCGAGGGATGTGAGGTTGATAATGGCACAGATGCAGTTCTTGCAGAAGAATGTGGATGGTGCCTTGAAAAGTTATCAAGAGTTGGCTAAAGAGGATCCCACTGATTTCAGGCCCTACTTTTGTCAGGGAATGATATACAGCTTGCTTGATAGGAACGTGGAGGCAAGAGAGCAGTTTGCAAAGTACCGTGAGCTTTCGCCCAGAAACTTTGAGGTGGAGGGCTATTTGAGGACACCATTGTCGAAAATGAAAGTGTTTGGGACGAATGAGGAGAATTGA